Genomic DNA from Planctomycetota bacterium:
CCGGGCTTTTTGTCCTGCCGCTGGTGCTGTCTTTATACTGGGTGATTTTTGCCGTAGGCGGTTATTTTATAATGCGTTATTTTTCTTTTTTCTATGCGGCGTTTCTGATACCGGCCGGCTGGGTGTTCCTGGAATACCTGCGTTCATTTGTCCTGACCGGGTTTCCCTGGTTATTCGCGGGGCATACTCAATACCGCTGGATTTTGTTCATTCAGATAACTGATATCGCCGGAGTTTACGGAATATCCTTTGTGGTGTTGTTGGTCAATATGGTGATTTTTGTATTAATAAAAGAACGGTTGAAGATTAAGCTTAAAACAACAGTGTTAATTGCGATTACCGTGGTTATATTTACCTGTGCTCTTTTATACGGAGCAAGCCGATTGAGCGGTTTGTTAGTCAAAGAAGGTCCGATTATCGGGATTGTCCAGGGTAATATTGAGCAGAGTTTAAAGAGTGACCCGGAAAGCGCATATGATATTTATAATAAGCATTTTGACATGACCAATGAATTGTTGAAGTCCCAGCCCCGGCCGGATTTGGTGGTCTGGGCCGAGACGATGTTTCCTCGTATCATTGGGTTAGATGAGGAAGGCCTTATGGTATTAAAAGATACCGTGGCTTTGTGCGGCGTGCCGATGCTGATAGGGGCCTTGACCGCCAACGAATCCCAGGTTAAAGAAAGAAAATTTGATATTTTTAACAGCGCTTATTATCTGGATGCCAACGGTGAATTGCTTAATCGTTATGATAAATCACATCTAGTGCCGATAAGTGAGTATATACCTTTTAAGGATACAAAGGTATTCAAGGGGATTGTCCGGGCTGTTATTCTGGCGTTATCCGAACTTCCAGAGGTTTACGGGATGTTAGAGGGCACTAACTTTGAGCCGTTCCGGCTTAAGGTAAAAAGAGAAAATTCAAAGACAGATGATTATAAATATGGGGTTTTGATCTGTTACGAGAGTATCTTTCCT
This window encodes:
- the lnt gene encoding apolipoprotein N-acyltransferase: MMKERLIRALPLLSGILAWLSYPPADISFLAWVAYVPLLFYISEISQQTGSFGKRWLGLLWPVYLGGVLFFMLGLVWLRHVSWAGLFVLPLVLSLYWVIFAVGGYFIMRYFSFFYAAFLIPAGWVFLEYLRSFVLTGFPWLFAGHTQYRWILFIQITDIAGVYGISFVVLLVNMVIFVLIKERLKIKLKTTVLIAITVVIFTCALLYGASRLSGLLVKEGPIIGIVQGNIEQSLKSDPESAYDIYNKHFDMTNELLKSQPRPDLVVWAETMFPRIIGLDEEGLMVLKDTVALCGVPMLIGALTANESQVKERKFDIFNSAYYLDANGELLNRYDKSHLVPISEYIPFKDTKVFKGIVRAVILALSELPEVYGMLEGTNFEPFRLKVKRENSKTDDYKYGVLICYESIFPELARESVKRGADFIVNVSNDGWFKNSSELDQILAISAFRAVENKTTFVRATNTGISAIIQPSGRIYVLKNKDGKVKEVEGTWAKPLVISEQKGTFYTRWGDYFPYLCLFIAVIIIILKYLKIIDKIY